From the Flavobacteriales bacterium TMED191 genome, the window AGCTCATGATATTATGGTGGTACCATATCAATTAAGTAAGAAAATAGACACACTACTTTTTTGCAAAATTTTTGCAATTTCAAAAGAAGAATTTATAAAAAAAATTAAAAAAGCTAAACGTTATTCATTCTATAAACCATCAGTATTTTTAAAAAATATTTCAAAGCAAAAATTTGCTGACATTCAAGAAAAATTACATTTACTTCAAGGATTTTATCCACAGCCCAAGTACGTGAGATCATATCACTCAAAATCTGGTGGGAATATTTTTGGGTATATCGGCCAAGTTTCAAATAATCAAATTAAAACAAATAAATACTATAAAAGTGGCGATTTAATTGGTATTACTGGAATCGAAAAATCATATGAAAAAATACTTAGAGGTGAAAAGGGGGTTGAAAGGAAGGTAGTTGATGTTTATGGAAAATATAAAGGGGCATATAATGACGGTCTTAATGATACACTACCTGTTAAAGGAGAAGATATTAAATTAGGACTTGATATCCAATTACAAGAATATGCAGACTTACTAATGACGAATAAAAGAGGTAGTGTAGTGGCCATAGAGCCACAAACTGGAGAAATACTATGTATGGTTTCTAGTCCTAGCTATAACCCTTCTCTATTTGTTGGGGAAAAAAGAGATAAAAACTATCGAAATCTTTTTTTAGACCCAAATAAGCCTCTATATGACAGGTCTACATCCGCATTATATCCCCCAGGATCAATATTTAAATTAATTAATGCAATAATCGCGATTCAAGAAAATGATATAACTGCTGGATCCTTATTTAAATGTAAAGAAGGTTGGAATTTTAAATCGATTTTACATGTGGGCTGCCATCCTCATAAGTCTCCACTAAATTTAAGACAAGCTATTGCACAATCTTGTAATGCATATTTTTGTAGTACCTTTCAAAAAATTATTTCTAACAAAAATAGTCCTGCAATTGGGCTAGATAATTGGGCTGAATACACAAAATCATTTGGATTGGGTCAAACTTTTGACAGTGACCTAACAAATACAAAAAAAGGGCATGTCCCCAATAGTAATTATTACAATAAAATATATGGTAAAAAAAGATGGGGAGCGTCTACATGTATTTCATTAGCAATTGGACAAGATGCTTTATTAATGACACCAATTCAAATGGCAAATTTTGCTGCAATTATGGCCAATTCAGGTTATTATAGAACGCCTCATCACATGAGAAAAAAATTAGAAAGTACAAATTTAATTTCGCTAGATAAAAATTATTGTCTAATCGAATCTAAACATTTCAAGCCTGTTATTTATGGCATGGAAACAGCCGTGGAAGGTAAATATGGGACCGCAAAAATAGGTAAATTAAATAATGTAAAAATTTGTGGAAAAACTGGTACGGCCGAAAATCCTCATGGGGAGGATCATTCAATTTTTATTGCATTTGCTCCTAAGGAAAACCCTAAAATTGCCATTGCTGTATATGTAGAACACGGAGGATGGGGTAGTGATGTAGCTGTGCCAATTGGCAGTTTATGTATTGATAAGTATATTAATAATAAAATTACCAATATACATTTAGAAGAAAAAATGATTAATCTAAAAATTAAATACTAGATGCGTCAACAAAGTAAAATAACATTTGATAAACTAACAGTAATATTATATTTTTTAATAATTAGTATAGGTTTTTTAAGTATTTACTCTAGTAGCTATAATGAAGCGAGTAGTGCTATTATTTCTCTTGAAAGTGTATCCGGAAAACAATTTTTATTCTTAATTATTGCAATTATTGTAAGTATATTTTTACTATTAATTGATGTTAAAATCATATTACAATTAGTGTATATAATATATTTACTATGTGTTATTTCATTAATACTTGTTTTATTAATTGGCAAAGAAGTAGGAGGTGCTAAAGCATGGTTTAAGATAGGAGGTTTTGGTTTACAACCTGCTGAATTTGCAAAACTAGGTACTATTTTAGTTATTAGTAAATACATGCATGATAATGAAATTTATCTCGATTCATTAAAAAATTTATTTACAATTATCACTTTTATTGCGCTACCTGCTTTTCTAATACTACTTCAACCTGACGCAGGATCTTCATTAAT encodes:
- the mrdA gene encoding penicillin-binding protein 2 gives rise to the protein MKKKYDFYVGRKFAILISFCAVFILIIGKLFSIQILNKEYKISAQNNVIRKIIQYPERGWIYDRNGNLLVSNQRAHDIMVVPYQLSKKIDTLLFCKIFAISKEEFIKKIKKAKRYSFYKPSVFLKNISKQKFADIQEKLHLLQGFYPQPKYVRSYHSKSGGNIFGYIGQVSNNQIKTNKYYKSGDLIGITGIEKSYEKILRGEKGVERKVVDVYGKYKGAYNDGLNDTLPVKGEDIKLGLDIQLQEYADLLMTNKRGSVVAIEPQTGEILCMVSSPSYNPSLFVGEKRDKNYRNLFLDPNKPLYDRSTSALYPPGSIFKLINAIIAIQENDITAGSLFKCKEGWNFKSILHVGCHPHKSPLNLRQAIAQSCNAYFCSTFQKIISNKNSPAIGLDNWAEYTKSFGLGQTFDSDLTNTKKGHVPNSNYYNKIYGKKRWGASTCISLAIGQDALLMTPIQMANFAAIMANSGYYRTPHHMRKKLESTNLISLDKNYCLIESKHFKPVIYGMETAVEGKYGTAKIGKLNNVKICGKTGTAENPHGEDHSIFIAFAPKENPKIAIAVYVEHGGWGSDVAVPIGSLCIDKYINNKITNIHLEEKMINLKIKY